In the genome of Variovorax sp. PAMC26660, the window GCCACACCAGCCCGCACTTGGTGGCAATGACGGCCTCCTGGCGGCGCCCCTTGAGCGCAGTGCCGACGATGCTCTCGGAGCGGCCCAGGCCGTAGGCCGGGGCGGTGTCGATCAGCGTCACGCCCGCGTCCAGCGAGGCCTGGATCGCCAGCACGGCGGCCGCGTTGTCGCCGCCGCCCCACATCCATCCACCCATGGCCCAGGTGCCCAGGCCGATGGCCGAGCTTTCGATGCCCGAGGGGCCGAGGGTGGTCTTTTTCATCGGTGCAGTCATCGCTTGGTCTTTCGGGTGTTCAGGATGTGGTCGATGGTCACGGCCGCGAGCAGGATCAATCCCTTGATCACGTCTTGCCAGTAAGGCGACACGTCGAGCAGGATCAGCGAGCTGGTCACCACCGACAGCAGGGCCAGGCCGAGCACCGCGCCCAGCACCGTGCCCGAGCCGCCCTTGAGGCTGGCGCCGCCGATCACGGCAGCCGCGATCACGTTGAGCTCCATGCCCACGCCGAAGGTCGGCGTGGCGGCGCCGAAGCGCGCGGTGTAGATCACGCCGGCCAGGCCCGCCGAGGCCGAGCACAGCACAGTGACCCAGAACTTCACGTGGCCCACGCGAATGCCCGAGTACAGCGCGGCCTTCTCGTTGCTGCCGGTGTAGAACACGCGGCGCAGCAGGGTCGATCGGCGCAGCACGAAGTCGCTCACCACCACGATCGCCAAAAAGATCAGGATCACAGCCGGAATGCCGAACAGCGTGCCCTGGCCGATGAACTTGAACTCGGCCGGCAGCGAGAACAGCGACTGCGGCGTGCCCTGCGTCAGCGCCAGGCACAGCCCGCGCACGATCACCATGAAGGCGAGCGAGGCGATGAAATGGTTCAGCCCGATGCGCGTGACGCAGCCGCCGATCATGGCGCCGATCAACGCGCTCGCGCCGATGGCCACCAGCCCGGCGGTCCACGGGTCCAGGCCCATGAGGAACAGCTTGCCCGTGACCACCATCGCGAAGCACACCACCGAGCCCACCGACAGGTCGATGCCGCCGACGATCAGCAGGATGGTCATGCCGACCACCACGATGCCCTCGATGGAGAACGACAGCAGCATTGCGCGCACGTTGTCCCATGTCAGGAAGTAGGGCGAGGCGAAGCTCATGGCCACGCACAGCACCGCGATGATGAGCAGCAGGCCCATCTCGCGCATGCTGGTGAGTCGGTTGGGCGGTTTCGCCGGGCCGCCCGGGGCCTGCCGCGGCGGCACACCGGCGCCGGCGTCGAGTTGTGCGGGGTAGTTCATGCCATCTCCTGTTCGAGTCCCGAGGCCAGCCGCAGCAGGGCCTCTTCCGTCATTTCGTTGTCTTGCAGTTCACCGGCCAGCCGGCCGTCGCGGATCACCAGTGCGCGGTCGCACAGCCCGATGATTTCGGGCAGCTCCGACGAGATCACGACCACGCCCACGCCGTGGCTCGCGAGTTCGCGCAGGATGTGATGGATTTCCGACTTGGCGCCGACGTCCACGCCGCGCGTGGGCTCGTCCATCAGCAGCACCGAAGGGTTGGTGGCCAGCAGCTTGGCGATGGCCACCTTCTGCTGGTTGCCGCCCGACAGGCTTGCCACGTCGATGGCCACGCCGTCCGACTTCAGCTTGAGCTTGGCGCCCAGGTCGGTGGCCAGCTTGTATTCGGCCGCACGCTGCAGCAGGCCGAAGCGCGAGCTGACGCGCTTGAGCGCCATCGATGCGATGTTCTGCGCGATCGGCAGGTCGAGGTACACGCCGGCCGCCTTGCGGTCTTCGCTGAGGTAGGCGATGCCTTCGCGCAGCGCGTCGCTGTACTTGCGGATCGTGAGTGCCTTGCCACGCAAGCGCACGGTGCCGCGCATGGAAGGGCGCAGGCCGCACACGGTTTCCGCGAGTTCGCTGCGGCCGGCACCCATCAGGCCGGCAATGCCGAGGATCTCGCCGTGCTTGAGCGTGAACGAGATGCCGTGCACGCGCTCGCCATCGGCGATGTCGCTTACTTCGAGCACGTGGTCGTTCGCGCTGCTGCTGTCTTGCTGCTTCGGCGGGTAGTAGTTGCCCAGGTCGCGCCCGACCATGCGGCGCACCAGGTCGTCGGCGTTCAGCTCGGCGAGCGGGCCGCTGTGCACGTTGCGCCCATCGCGCAGCACGGTGACGCGGTCGCCATGCGCAAAGATCTCGGCCATGCGGTGGCTGATGTAGATGATGCCGATGCCCTGCGCCTTGAGGTCGTGCAGCACCTTGAAGAGCGCGGCCGATTCGTTGTCGGTCAGCGCAGCCGTCGGCTCGTCGAGGATCAGCACCTTGCAGTCGAGCGTGAGCGCCTTGGCGATCTCGATGAGCTGCTGGCTCGAAATGCTCAGCGTGCTCACCAGCGAGGACGGGTCGATGTCCTGCCCCAGCCGCTGCAGCACCTTGGCGGCGCGCTCGTTCAGGCTGGCGTAGTTCATCCACGCATGCTTGCCGGCGTTGATCTCCGGCATGAAGATGTTCTCGGCCACGGTGGCGTCGCCGCACAGGGCGATCTCCTGGTGCACCAGGCCGATGCCCAGGCGCATCGCATGCGCCGGGCCGTCGATGACCACCTTGTGGCCGTCGAGCGAGATCGTGCCCTCGTCCGGCTGATGGATGCCATCGATGATGTTCATCAGCGTGGACTTGCCCGCGCCGTTCTCGCCGCACAGGGCGTGGATCTCGCCGGCGTGCAGCGAGAAGTCCACACCCGAGAGCGCGCGCGAAGCGCCGAAGCGTTTGCTGATGCCCTTCAGTTCGAGCAGTGCGCTCACTCGCCGATACCCTTGGTGCCACGGCGGGCGAGGTACTTGTCCCAGTAGAAGTCGTCGGCATTGGCCTTGCTGACCACAGCCAGGCCGTTGTCCAGGAAGGGCACGGCCATCGGGTTGGTGCCGTTGCGCTTGGCGTCGTTCATCGGATCGATGAGCGAGGGGTTCTTTGCCAGGAACAACATCATCATGCCCATGTAGCCCTGCATGCCCTGGTTCGGGTTGATGGAGCCGAACACGTCGCCCGACTTGATCATGTCCAGGATCTTGGCG includes:
- a CDS encoding ABC transporter permease; its protein translation is MNYPAQLDAGAGVPPRQAPGGPAKPPNRLTSMREMGLLLIIAVLCVAMSFASPYFLTWDNVRAMLLSFSIEGIVVVGMTILLIVGGIDLSVGSVVCFAMVVTGKLFLMGLDPWTAGLVAIGASALIGAMIGGCVTRIGLNHFIASLAFMVIVRGLCLALTQGTPQSLFSLPAEFKFIGQGTLFGIPAVILIFLAIVVVSDFVLRRSTLLRRVFYTGSNEKAALYSGIRVGHVKFWVTVLCSASAGLAGVIYTARFGAATPTFGVGMELNVIAAAVIGGASLKGGSGTVLGAVLGLALLSVVTSSLILLDVSPYWQDVIKGLILLAAVTIDHILNTRKTKR
- a CDS encoding sugar ABC transporter ATP-binding protein, which gives rise to MSALLELKGISKRFGASRALSGVDFSLHAGEIHALCGENGAGKSTLMNIIDGIHQPDEGTISLDGHKVVIDGPAHAMRLGIGLVHQEIALCGDATVAENIFMPEINAGKHAWMNYASLNERAAKVLQRLGQDIDPSSLVSTLSISSQQLIEIAKALTLDCKVLILDEPTAALTDNESAALFKVLHDLKAQGIGIIYISHRMAEIFAHGDRVTVLRDGRNVHSGPLAELNADDLVRRMVGRDLGNYYPPKQQDSSSANDHVLEVSDIADGERVHGISFTLKHGEILGIAGLMGAGRSELAETVCGLRPSMRGTVRLRGKALTIRKYSDALREGIAYLSEDRKAAGVYLDLPIAQNIASMALKRVSSRFGLLQRAAEYKLATDLGAKLKLKSDGVAIDVASLSGGNQQKVAIAKLLATNPSVLLMDEPTRGVDVGAKSEIHHILRELASHGVGVVVISSELPEIIGLCDRALVIRDGRLAGELQDNEMTEEALLRLASGLEQEMA